From Acinetobacter suaedae, one genomic window encodes:
- a CDS encoding Na/Pi cotransporter family protein, with product MLNVIVQLVGGIGLFLLGMSLMTDSLKAIAGEALRQWLVRFTNSPIKAVLSGIGLTVVVQSSTATTLATIGFVSAGILSFSHAIGVIIGANIGTTSTGWMVALLGLKFSIASFALPLVGIGALLNLFGKEKVTFIGLTLAGFGLLFLGIQFLQDAMSGLALLIDLSRWAEPSLMMKFFLVLIGVLMTILLQSSSAAITTTLAALSTQTINLEQTLVLVIGQNIGTVATAVLAAIGGTTSAKRTAAVHVIFNVVTAVFAFILLSPAFIWAYQHFESVQQLGPVLLVAAFHTTFSLLGACIFMPFLAKFEQLIIRLLPEKEHATTRYLDESLYSVPALAIAAVERALLRSISDMYGIFVRCIRGRMVAELVKTDEFDYTLSKIESYLDKMSAPQSIADQHRLLILLRLVVYVRVLKNDLSSVAQIESIQNQRNIEALANQFAMILEQIIPHLMHEPFSRIPKALVDELASFSAEMQAHQDLVRQKIIEESSSRMVSAAYTLEQLAAQRWLEHLVIHCSRVTILLGDNEQVLVNEQLEATQS from the coding sequence GTGCTCAATGTCATTGTTCAATTAGTAGGTGGAATTGGCTTATTTCTTTTAGGCATGTCTTTGATGACAGATAGCTTAAAAGCAATTGCGGGTGAAGCATTACGACAATGGCTGGTTCGATTTACCAATTCCCCGATTAAAGCTGTTTTATCAGGGATTGGTCTAACAGTTGTGGTTCAGTCTTCTACAGCAACGACACTAGCTACCATCGGCTTTGTCAGTGCGGGTATCTTAAGTTTTAGTCATGCAATAGGTGTGATTATTGGTGCAAATATTGGGACCACAAGTACAGGCTGGATGGTTGCATTATTAGGATTAAAGTTTTCAATCGCGAGCTTTGCTTTGCCGCTTGTTGGTATTGGGGCGTTACTTAATTTATTCGGCAAAGAAAAGGTCACTTTTATTGGCCTAACTTTAGCTGGTTTCGGATTACTGTTCTTAGGTATTCAATTTCTACAAGATGCTATGAGTGGATTGGCATTACTCATCGATTTATCGCGTTGGGCAGAACCAAGTTTAATGATGAAGTTTTTTTTGGTGCTCATCGGTGTGTTAATGACCATTCTATTACAATCTTCGAGTGCAGCAATTACAACAACATTGGCTGCATTGTCTACTCAAACGATAAATCTTGAACAAACATTAGTTTTGGTAATCGGACAGAATATTGGAACGGTTGCCACAGCTGTATTGGCTGCTATCGGAGGTACAACAAGTGCAAAGAGAACAGCTGCTGTTCATGTGATTTTTAATGTTGTGACTGCTGTATTTGCTTTTATTTTACTATCACCTGCTTTTATTTGGGCATACCAGCATTTTGAGAGTGTTCAGCAATTAGGTCCTGTATTGTTGGTGGCTGCATTTCATACTACTTTTAGTTTATTAGGGGCATGTATTTTTATGCCTTTCTTAGCTAAGTTTGAACAATTGATTATTCGATTACTACCAGAAAAAGAGCATGCCACTACACGTTATTTAGATGAGTCGCTTTATAGCGTTCCAGCACTTGCAATTGCAGCTGTTGAACGTGCCTTATTACGATCGATTTCGGATATGTATGGTATTTTTGTGCGCTGTATTCGTGGACGAATGGTGGCAGAATTAGTCAAAACAGATGAGTTTGACTATACATTAAGCAAAATTGAAAGTTATCTTGATAAAATGTCTGCTCCACAATCTATAGCTGATCAACATCGGTTGTTGATTTTGCTAAGACTGGTTGTATATGTACGAGTGCTAAAAAATGATTTAAGTAGTGTGGCTCAAATAGAAAGTATCCAAAATCAAAGAAACATTGAAGCTTTAGCCAATCAGTTTGCCATGATTCTTGAGCAAATTATTCCTCATTTAATGCATGAGCCATTTTCTCGAATTCCTAAAGCCTTAGTAGATGAGTTAGCTAGTTTTTCTGCAGAAATGCAGGCCCATCAAGATTTAGTTCGGCAAAAAATAATTGAGGAATCCTCATCAAGAATGGTATCAGCGGCTTACACATTAGAACAATTGGCAGCACAGCGTTGGTTAGAGCATTTAGTGATACATTGTAGTCGTGTCACAATTTTATTAGGTGACAATGAACAAGTATTGGTCAATGAGCAATTAGAGGCTACGCAATCCTGA